A single genomic interval of Aedes aegypti strain LVP_AGWG chromosome 1, AaegL5.0 Primary Assembly, whole genome shotgun sequence harbors:
- the LOC5568548 gene encoding adhesion G protein-coupled receptor A3, with the protein MPQMILRIIVFICLTQLIACDFGCPSKCECTEGTDGLKVQCQSQIYDLKEIELADFSEQLTHIDLSRNKISSLDGKIFHNMTRLRSLDLSNNAIRRIDSGVLSNLVGMKKLNLSQNQIVSIEQGAFDNLPNLKILDLSSNPLACNCDLLWLVPWSVNASVKLQPAPKCGTPFKNMLLKKLRVGVDLHCASAGEAPILQLIPSVDQVLFQGDPLRLRCRAPRLAVGSVRDSEDIHIRSHIFWGWSSTKSTEDTLQDIVFHEPLKLFPSTTISTRPLSDIGILDSTLIIPQVKANHSGTWDCRLVTNSASYSKRISVIVISNETRFCPETYTHGSKGSYSWPKTITGRTVYLPCTNDAGIIASYAYYTCTTNGTWNNLNASSCAYVLESTRVLEQFSKTNLSGNILESARYLRNYSYSLLAKHVNALDLVYLTRTIENFAKETDHDKELGFVLMDIFAQLLKFNSNAASFIEAQKEDRSCKKLFESFKSIVLNLPVTVLNKENIQVELFDISFQGSTNGFSCSGINHNSKMSPLKCSIISKLPQYTFNERNVEVSLFTSFSKPFVNQYASTRIMVSVFDSSLMFPNYDPEYRITSKVILLEPIHIGLDFSQNTTENTDIILVLKTALYHDDISKPIPVIWDNQMNDGIGGWSRKFCFQNHLFNRALIFSCKKFGVYAIMQNVKFLNDFLDNEEAGASFRYSEVGIYVGSVALFVACFFNIILYTTFASNIRMNVRKRHCLINLWLSLSALAFLYAFGIHLTEDFKVCEIVGLLMHYFTLATLLWYTTLLCNFYKTISRRRTTTQELDTVASSIASTNEATKKSKPLLGLYLVGYGISLLIGTIGAVNLQDYSSYNICFITETPALNSVIFPTIILITFLVVLFLAVMCTIKSKYVYTNSTSFSEVTRDCQQQPSRVNPATTEGSLYMDSCSFSTCSTRAEHIEYLSQLKVNLALLVLIILTWLAAATTSYMTTRNKRQHEKLFSIIYGTLASLLALAILYFYCFARSDFKLMWLSIRQSTLPNHSSNTNTGTFYHCSKNPTRIYSELNAVKPVGTVIQSATTVYYKKETNTASIYHAPHVEVFFNANQSNVARKFFRKQKRLARQRNFDLGKTESFGRPDQSDDSSQFYFIQAAHTEPVPQRTNMNELTLHKEQILANNKICYYPNLLSDSCNESDALVDINSTLNVRFIKLPNNPEVGKDTNLYTNIPNKEEEINKLDDTLINNLNECIPCPIYENNLQFATVELNVNAHTIVHEDTNQCSSTKTKESRKNKSKSLEYLSQCAPEILRSKTDPRCVSTSTFGHINGAKTLPKNILNRTHDSGPCLPPLSMCELSGSLLSTNSDQNLPYNPDNTPIAELKSSVNESKDLSEHTVQDGAHRHTLFCSPTMFSDFKYQNSEVSLRSQDYYAPQPEKDDLNYNFSDIDDDSSTHGSQTSIDELYELINGNFPNIRPAAETASEERLMSSETLDRTPIKNGHLYANTIPKL; encoded by the exons atgccGCAGATGATTTTGCGCATTATAGTTTTTATTTGCCTGACGCAACTGATAGCTTGTGATTTCGGTTGCCCATCGAAATGCGAATGTACCGAAGGAACCGATGGGTTGAAG GTACAATGTCAGAGCCAAATATATGATTTGAAGGAAATCGAATTAGCGGATTTCTCTGAGCAGTTGACCCACAT AGACCTTAGCAGGAATAAAATTTCCTCCTTGGATGGCAAAATTTTCCACAACATGACACGTTTGAGATCCCTAGATCTATCAAATAACGCTATTCGACGAATAGATTCTGGCGTACTAAGCAATCTTGTAGGAATGAAAAAGCTCAACCTTTCCCAAAACCAGATCGTTTCCATTGAACAAGGCGCATTCGACAACTTGCCAAATCTTAAAATATT AGATCTTTCATCCAATCCATTGGCGTGTAATTGTGATCTACTCTGGCTAGTGCCATGGTCTGTAAACGCATCCGTAAAGTTACAACCAGCTCCTAAATGTGGCACCCCGTTTAAAAATATGCTGCTCAAGAAGCTCCGGGTAGGAGTGGATTTACATTGCGCCTCGGCAGGAGAAGCTCCAATATTGCAGTTGATTCCTAGCGTTGACCAGGTATTGTTCCAAGGCGATCCATTGCGACTTCGATGTAGAGCACCTCGTTTGGCCGTGGGAAGTGTCAGGGACTCGGAGGACATACACATACGGTCGCACATATTTTGGGGTTGGTCAAGTACGAAAAGCACCGAGGACACTCTTCAAGATATTGTGTTTCATGAGCCGCTAAAACTGTTTCCATCGACTACAATAAGCACGCGACCTCTTTCCGATATTGGAATACTGGATTCAACCCTAATTATACCTCAGGTAAAAGCTAACCACAGTGGTACGTGGGATTGTCGACTGGTAACCAATTCGGCGAgctattccaaaagaatttcagTAATAGTTATATCGAATGAAACGCGCTTTTGCCCGGAGACATATACTCACGGTAGCAAGGGGTCATACTCTTGGCCCAAAACGATCACCGGAAGAACTGTATATCTACCGTGTACAAATGATGCAGGCATAATTGCGTCCTATGCATATTACACGTGTACAACAAACGGAACGTGGAACAATTTAAACGCATCTAGCTGCGCATACGTATTGGAAAGCACTCGCGTTTTGGAACAATTCTCTAAAACTAATCTCTCTGGGAATATTTTGGAAAGCGCACGATatttgagaaattattcatattccTTGCTGGCAAAACATGTGAACGCGCTAGATTTAGTGTACTTGACTCGCACCATAGAAAATTTTGCAAAGGAAACAGATCACGATAAAGAATTAGGGTTTGTATTGATGGATATATTCGCGcaacttttaaagtttaattCAAATGCTGCTTCATTTATCGAAGCACAAAAAGAAGATCGGTCATGTAAGAAACTTtttgaatcattcaaatctatCGTCCTTAACTTACCAGTAACAGTGTTGAACAAGGAGAATATACAGGTTGAACTGTTTGACATTTCCTTCCAGGGAAGTACAAATGGCTTCTCCTGTTCTGGTATCAATCATAATTCAAAAATGAGTCCGCTCAAATGTAGCATAATTTCAAAACTTCCGCAATACACTTTCAACGAGAGAAACGTAGAGGTTTCACTATTCACCTCGTTTTCAAAACCATTCGTTAATCAATACGCATCGACCCGCATTATGGTATCGGTATTCGATAGCAGTTTGATGTTTCCAAACTACGATCCGGAATATCGAATCACTTCCAAGGTGATTTTACTAGAACCTATTCATATAGGATTGGACTTCTCTCAGAACACCACTGAGAATACCGATATTATTCTTGTGTTGAAAACTGCTCTTTATCATGATGACATTAGCAAACCTATTCCAGTTATTTGGGATAATCAGATGAACGACGGCATTGGTGGATGGAGTAGGAAGTTTTGCTTTCAAAACCATTTATTTAACCGAGCACTCATATTCTCTTGCAAAAAATTTGGCGTTTATGCCATTATGCAGAACGTTAAATTTCTCAACGATTTCCTGGACAACGAAGAAGCCGGGGCGAGTTTTAGATATAGCGAAGTCGGAATTTACGTTGGCAGTGTGGCTTTGTTTGTAGCGTGTTTTTTCAACATTATACTTTACACGACATTTGCTTCGAATATTCGAATGAATGTACGTAAACGACATTGTCTGATCAATCTCTGGTTGAGTTTGTCGGCCTTGGCATTCCTGTATGCGTTTGGGATCCATCTGACGGAGGATTTCAAGGTTTGTGAAATTGTGGGTTTATTAATGCACTATTTTACCTTGGCCACCTTGCTTTGGTACACCACTCTTTTGTGTAACTTTTACAAAACTATTTCCCGGCGGAGAACTACGACTCAGGAGCTCGACACCGTTGCCTCTTCCATCGCTAGCACAAACGAAGCAACGAAAAAAAGTAAACCATTGTTGGGTTTATACTTGGTAGGATATGGAATATCTTTGCTAATTGGAACAATTGGAGCGGTTAATCTTCAGGACTATTCATCGTATAATATCTGTTTTATTACGGAAACTCCTGCTCTTAATTCGGTAATTTTTCCGACGATAATACTCATAACTTTCCTGGTTGTATTGTTCCTGGCAGTAATGTGTACCATAAAATCGAAGTACGTTTACACAAACAGCACTTCATTTTCGGAAGTTACACGTGATTGTCAGCAGCAGCCAAGCAGAGTGAATCCAGCAACCACTGAAGGTAGTCTCTATATGGACAGTTGttcattttcaacttgcagCACCCGTGCTGAACATATAGAATATTTATCACAATTGAAAGTAAATCTAGCTTTACTTGTATTGATTATTTTAACATGGTTAGCAGCTGCCACTACCTCATATATGACTACTAGAAACAAAAGGCAAcatgaaaaactatttagcatTATATACGGTACATTAGCGTCTCTCCTTGCTTTAGCTATACTTTACTTCTATTGTTTCGCACGCAGTGATTTTAAACTCATGTGGCTATCCATCAGACAATCAACATTGCCCAATCACAGTAGCAATACCAATACTGGCACATTTTATCATTGCTCAAAAAACCCTACACGCATTTATAGTGAACTAAATGCAGTTAAACCAGTCGGAACAGTTATTCAAAGCGCCACTACGGTCTATTACAAAAAAGAAACCAATACCGCATCGATTTATCATGCGCCTCACGTTGAGGTATTTTTCAATGCCAATCAAAGTAATGTTGCACGGAAATTCTTTCGCAAGCAAAAAAGGTTGGCTCGTCAGCGGAATTTCGATCTAGGTAAAACTGAATCTTTCGGAAGGCCTGATCAATCCGACGATTCTTCTCAGTTCTATTTTATACAGGCAGCTCATACAGAGCCTGTCCCACAGAGAACCAATATGAATGAACTTACTCTCCACAAGGAACAAATACTTGCAAACAACAAAATATGCTACTATCCTAATTTACTTTCGGATAGTTGCAATGAAAGTGATGCTCTTGTCGACATAAACAGCACACTGAATGTTCGCTTTATAAAGCTGCCAAATAACCCCGAAGTTGGTAAGGATACTAACCTTTACACTAACATACCGAATAAAGAAGAGGAAATAAACAAACTTGATGATACCTTGATAAACAATTTAAACGAATGCATACCGTGTCCTATCTACGAAAATAATTTACAATTTGCAACAGTTGAGCTCAACGTAAATGCACATACAATAGTCCATGAAGACACGAATCAATGTAGTTCAACCAAAACTAaagaatcaagaaaaaataaatccaaatcTTTAGAGTATCTTTCTCAATGTGCGCCGGAAATATTGCGGAGCAAAACAGATCCGCGTTGTGTATCGACTTCCACTTTTGGACACATCAATGGAGCTAAAActcttccaaaaaatattttaaatcgcACTCATGACAGTGGTCCATGTTTGCCTCCGCTTAGCATGTGCGAACTGTCGGGATCATTACTATCGACAAACTCAGATCAAAACTTGCCCTACAACCCGGACAATACTCCCATCGCTGAACTGAAGTCCAGTGTAAACGAATCGAAAGATCTTTCAGAGCACACAGTTCAAGACGGTGCTCATAGACACACGCTATTTTGTAGTCCAACAATGTTTAGTGATTTCAAGTATCAAAACTCTGAAGTGAGCCTTCGGAGTCAAGACTATTATGCGCCTCAACCAGAGAAAGACGATCTCAATtacaattttagtgatatagACGATGATAGCTCAACCCACGGTAGTCAAACGTCGATTGATGAACTGTACGAATTAATTAATGGCAATTTTCCAAATATTCGACCAGCTGCAGAGACTGCGTCTGAAGAACGTTTGATGTCAAGTGAAACTTTGGATCGAACACCtattaaaaatggtcatttgtatgCGAATACCATACCCAAGTTATAA